In a single window of the Pandoraea pulmonicola genome:
- a CDS encoding C4-dicarboxylate transporter DctA, translating to MPKLFRSLFGRVVIALIVGVALGIWFPQLGESLRPLGDGFLKLIKMVIGPIVFCVVVSGMASAGDLRKVGRVGVKAVVYFEIITTFALVIGAVLAWVTRPGEGMNIDIRSLDPSAMAAYTENAKSLKDTAGFLLKIIPNTVTDAFAKGDILQILVFSVMFGCALAAIGERGRPVARFIEDLSHVFFRVMAFIIRLAPLGVLGAVAFTTGKYGAASLKQLGLLVLMFYLSCFVFVTVVLGGVLRLAGFNIFKFIKYFREELSIVLGTASSDAVLPAVMRKLEWMGIKKSTVGLVIPTGYSFNLDGFSIYLTLAVIFIAQATNTPLSTHDLILVVLVSLLTSKGAHGIPGSAIVILAATLAAIPAIPVIGLVLILPVDWFVGIARAITNLLGNCVATLVVAAWEKDVDFARAHKVLDGSLPYEPIAVANEGDTENSTTANAALTR from the coding sequence ATGCCCAAGCTGTTCCGTTCGTTATTTGGCCGAGTCGTCATTGCCTTGATAGTGGGCGTGGCGCTTGGCATTTGGTTTCCGCAGTTGGGAGAGTCGTTGCGTCCGTTGGGCGACGGCTTTCTGAAGTTGATCAAGATGGTGATTGGCCCCATCGTGTTCTGCGTGGTGGTGAGCGGGATGGCGAGTGCGGGCGATTTGCGCAAGGTTGGCCGAGTGGGGGTGAAGGCCGTGGTGTATTTCGAGATCATCACCACCTTTGCGCTCGTCATTGGTGCGGTGCTGGCGTGGGTCACGCGTCCGGGCGAGGGCATGAACATCGACATTCGCAGTCTCGATCCGAGCGCGATGGCGGCGTATACCGAGAATGCCAAGAGCTTGAAGGACACGGCGGGATTCCTGTTGAAGATCATCCCGAACACCGTGACCGACGCCTTTGCCAAGGGCGACATTTTGCAGATCCTCGTGTTTTCCGTGATGTTCGGGTGTGCGTTGGCGGCGATTGGCGAGCGTGGCCGACCGGTGGCGCGCTTCATCGAAGATCTGAGCCATGTCTTCTTCCGCGTGATGGCGTTCATCATCCGGCTTGCGCCGCTGGGTGTACTGGGAGCGGTGGCGTTCACCACGGGCAAATACGGTGCGGCGTCGCTCAAGCAATTGGGCTTGCTGGTGCTCATGTTCTACCTGAGCTGCTTCGTCTTCGTGACCGTCGTGCTGGGTGGCGTGTTGCGCCTGGCCGGATTCAACATCTTCAAGTTCATCAAATACTTCCGCGAAGAGTTGTCCATCGTCTTGGGCACGGCGTCCTCCGATGCCGTGTTGCCGGCGGTCATGCGCAAGCTCGAGTGGATGGGCATCAAGAAATCCACCGTGGGCCTGGTCATTCCGACGGGTTACTCGTTCAACCTCGACGGGTTCTCCATCTATCTGACGTTGGCGGTCATCTTCATTGCACAGGCGACCAATACGCCGTTGTCCACGCATGACCTGATCCTTGTCGTTCTCGTATCGTTGCTGACATCCAAGGGCGCGCATGGCATTCCGGGTTCGGCGATCGTGATTCTGGCGGCAACGTTGGCGGCCATCCCGGCAATTCCCGTCATCGGTCTCGTGTTGATTCTGCCGGTGGACTGGTTCGTGGGCATTGCCCGGGCGATCACCAACCTGCTGGGCAATTGCGTGGCGACGCTCGTCGTGGCTGCGTGGGAAAAAGACGTCGACTTCGCGAGAGCACACAAAGTCCTCGATGGCTCCCTGCCCTACGAGCCGATTGCCGTGGCGAACGAAGGTGACACCGAGAATTCGACAACTGCCAATGCAGCCCTGACGCGCTGA
- the alc gene encoding allantoicase: protein MAIVPQDPNAPEFVRRYVNLADPRLGAQALEASDEFFAAKERMLNPEPAVFIPGKYDENGKWMDGWETRRKRVNGYDWCVVKLARAGVLYGVDLDTSHFTGNFPPAASLEGCYSPNGVPSASAEWFELLPSTTLQGNAHHYHAIADQRAVTHVRVNLYPDGGLARLRLYGLPQSDWAGRSRDELIDLVAMENGGYVVAANNQHFGLASNLLMPGRGVNMGDGWETRRRREPGNDWAIIALAQPGEIVKIEVDTAHFKGNFPDRCSIQGAYVTGGTEQSLITQSMFWPVLLPEQKLAMDKQFFFEEPVQKLGAITHIRFNIIPDGGVSRLRLWGRLSEKKA, encoded by the coding sequence ATGGCAATCGTCCCGCAAGATCCGAACGCACCGGAATTCGTGCGCCGTTATGTCAATCTGGCGGATCCGCGTCTTGGGGCGCAGGCGCTGGAGGCCAGCGACGAATTCTTTGCGGCCAAGGAGCGCATGCTCAATCCCGAGCCGGCGGTGTTCATCCCGGGCAAGTACGACGAGAACGGCAAGTGGATGGACGGGTGGGAGACGCGTCGCAAGCGCGTGAACGGCTACGACTGGTGCGTGGTCAAGTTGGCGCGCGCGGGTGTGCTGTATGGCGTCGATCTCGACACCAGCCACTTCACCGGCAACTTCCCGCCGGCCGCCTCGCTCGAGGGCTGCTACAGCCCGAACGGTGTACCGTCCGCGTCGGCCGAGTGGTTCGAGCTGCTGCCGTCGACCACTCTGCAGGGCAATGCGCACCATTACCATGCGATTGCCGACCAGCGTGCGGTGACTCACGTGCGCGTGAACCTGTATCCCGACGGTGGTCTGGCGCGTCTGCGCCTGTACGGGTTGCCGCAGAGCGATTGGGCGGGCCGTTCGCGTGACGAGTTGATCGATCTGGTGGCGATGGAAAACGGCGGGTACGTCGTGGCGGCGAACAACCAGCATTTCGGATTGGCGTCGAACCTGCTGATGCCGGGCCGGGGTGTGAACATGGGGGATGGCTGGGAGACGCGTCGCCGTCGTGAGCCGGGTAACGACTGGGCCATCATTGCGCTGGCGCAGCCGGGCGAGATCGTGAAGATCGAAGTCGACACCGCGCACTTCAAGGGCAACTTCCCGGATCGGTGTTCCATCCAGGGGGCGTATGTGACGGGTGGCACCGAGCAGTCGTTGATTACGCAGTCGATGTTCTGGCCGGTGTTGTTGCCTGAGCAGAAGTTGGCGATGGACAAGCAGTTCTTCTTCGAAGAGCCGGTGCAGAAGCTGGGGGCGATCACGCACATTCGCTTCAACATCATTCCGGACGGTGGCGTGTCGCGTCTGCGGCTGTGGGGCCGTTTGAGTGAGAAGAAGGCGTAA
- a CDS encoding ureidoglycolate lyase, translating into MSGPTLKIERLTREAFAPFGDVIELSGARHFAINGGTTERYHDLATVDLGPEGGRTLINVFRGQPRRLPYEVKMLERHPLGSQAFIPLKATPYLVVVAPVGELDVSRMRAFVSEGWQGVNYARGVWHHPLLALDEVSDFVVVDRGGEGPNCDEQDLPGEYLLTQAALDAARAPKKAA; encoded by the coding sequence ATGTCGGGTCCGACGTTGAAGATAGAGCGATTGACGCGGGAGGCGTTTGCGCCGTTTGGGGATGTGATCGAGTTGTCGGGCGCGAGGCATTTTGCGATCAATGGTGGGACGACGGAGCGGTATCACGACTTGGCGACGGTGGATCTGGGGCCGGAGGGTGGTCGTACGTTGATCAATGTGTTCCGGGGTCAGCCGCGTCGGTTGCCGTACGAGGTGAAAATGCTGGAGCGTCATCCGCTGGGCAGCCAGGCGTTCATTCCGTTGAAGGCGACGCCGTATCTGGTGGTGGTGGCGCCGGTGGGCGAGTTGGATGTGAGCCGGATGCGGGCGTTTGTGTCGGAGGGTTGGCAGGGGGTGAACTATGCGCGGGGCGTGTGGCATCACCCGTTGTTGGCGTTGGATGAGGTGAGTGACTTCGTGGTGGTCGATCGTGGGGGGGAGGGGCCCAACTGTGACGAGCAGGATTTGCCGGGCGAGTATTTATTGACGCAGGCGGCGTTGGATGCTGCCCGAGCGCCAAAGAAGGCCGCGTAA
- a CDS encoding RidA family protein translates to MQVLQPPDWAKPRGYANGMAFEMTAGSRIVFVGGQIGWNGQQRFETDDFALQVRQTLENIVAILAEGNAKPEHIVRMTWYVKNKEEYVASYPAIGEHYRAVIGRHFPAMTAVEVADLVEDEAKVEIEVTAVVPAG, encoded by the coding sequence CTGCAAGTTTTGCAACCGCCCGATTGGGCGAAACCGCGCGGCTATGCGAATGGCATGGCTTTCGAAATGACTGCCGGCAGCCGTATCGTGTTCGTTGGTGGTCAGATCGGCTGGAACGGGCAGCAACGTTTCGAAACGGATGATTTCGCACTCCAGGTCCGCCAGACGCTGGAGAACATTGTCGCGATTCTCGCCGAGGGTAACGCGAAGCCGGAGCACATCGTACGCATGACGTGGTACGTGAAGAACAAGGAGGAGTATGTGGCAAGCTATCCCGCGATCGGCGAACACTATCGTGCCGTGATCGGACGCCACTTTCCCGCGATGACGGCCGTGGAAGTGGCCGATCTGGTGGAGGACGAAGCGAAAGTGGAAATCGAGGTGACGGCAGTGGTGCCGGCAGGCTGA
- a CDS encoding acyl-CoA thioesterase, which produces MAGADVAAHAFVKPLLVRFKHCDPAGIVFYPRYFEMINDLVEDWCDEGLGLSFGEMHLRDGLGVPTANVECRFSAPSFLGETLTRSLEVTRLGRSSMTLRIRFAGANDDTRLQATLVLVWVVKGEGGKPVPIEVPTAQREAIVCYAAPDSVIEGVS; this is translated from the coding sequence ATGGCGGGGGCTGATGTGGCGGCACACGCGTTCGTGAAGCCGTTGCTGGTGCGCTTCAAGCACTGCGACCCGGCGGGCATCGTGTTTTATCCGCGCTATTTCGAGATGATCAACGATCTGGTCGAGGACTGGTGCGACGAAGGGCTCGGTCTGTCGTTCGGCGAGATGCATCTGCGCGATGGTTTGGGAGTGCCGACGGCGAACGTTGAATGCCGTTTCAGTGCACCCAGTTTTTTGGGCGAGACGCTGACGCGCTCGCTGGAGGTCACGCGACTGGGTCGTTCGTCGATGACGCTGCGCATCCGGTTTGCCGGCGCGAACGACGACACGCGTTTGCAAGCCACGCTGGTGCTGGTCTGGGTCGTGAAAGGCGAGGGCGGCAAGCCCGTCCCGATCGAGGTGCCCACCGCACAGCGTGAAGCGATTGTGTGCTACGCCGCACCCGATTCTGTAATTGAAGGAGTGTCCTGA
- a CDS encoding AMP-binding protein, with amino-acid sequence MERSGHLDTFARDNLPPVDQWPEFLLDNPDVAYPARINCAAELLDRAIAQGRGDAPAIYSVENGKRTVTSYLGLREMVDRIAHVLRNDMALVPGNRVLLRGPNNLFMAAAWLAVIKAGLVGVPTMPLLRAKELKQIIDKAEVSAALCDGRLKEELEFNRQAGHEYHCPVLTQVVYFHDVGEDSLEARMARQPASFDACDTAVDDVCLIAFTSGTTGQPKGTMHFHRDVLAMCDLFPRHVLKPGPDDIFCGTPPLAFTFGTGGLLTFPLRVGAATVLLERLSPDTLLEAIAEYRATICFTAPTFYRQMAALVGKYDLSSLRKTVSAGEALPDATRQLWKQATGIEMIDGIGGTEMIHIFISAANGDVVPGAIGKPVPGYIAMIVDDAMQPLPPGQVGKLAVKGPTGCRYLADSRQTNYVKNGWNLPGDTFMCDEAGNYYYQARSDDMIVSAGYNIAGPEVESALLKHPSVAECGVVGANDDARGQIVKAYVVLKAGEPRDEGMVKALQEYVKANIAPYKYPRAIEFVDALPRTETGKLQRFKLRQMAR; translated from the coding sequence ATGGAACGATCTGGACATCTCGACACTTTCGCGCGCGACAATCTGCCGCCCGTGGATCAGTGGCCCGAGTTTCTGCTCGACAATCCGGACGTGGCATACCCGGCGCGCATCAACTGCGCCGCCGAGCTGCTGGATCGCGCGATCGCGCAGGGACGAGGCGACGCGCCCGCGATCTATTCGGTGGAAAACGGCAAACGCACGGTAACGTCGTATCTCGGCCTGCGCGAGATGGTGGATCGGATCGCGCACGTGCTGCGCAACGACATGGCGCTGGTGCCGGGCAATCGTGTATTGCTTCGCGGGCCGAACAATCTGTTCATGGCTGCCGCATGGCTGGCGGTGATCAAGGCAGGTCTGGTGGGCGTGCCGACGATGCCGCTGCTGCGCGCGAAGGAGCTCAAGCAGATCATCGACAAGGCGGAGGTGTCGGCCGCGCTTTGCGACGGACGTCTGAAGGAGGAGCTGGAGTTCAATCGTCAGGCGGGGCATGAGTATCACTGCCCGGTGCTCACGCAGGTGGTCTATTTCCACGACGTGGGTGAGGACTCACTGGAGGCCCGCATGGCCCGTCAGCCGGCAAGTTTCGACGCCTGCGACACGGCGGTGGATGACGTCTGTCTGATCGCCTTCACGAGCGGCACGACGGGGCAGCCGAAGGGCACGATGCATTTCCATCGCGATGTGCTTGCGATGTGCGATCTGTTCCCGCGTCATGTGCTCAAGCCGGGGCCGGACGATATCTTCTGCGGCACGCCCCCGTTAGCGTTCACTTTCGGCACGGGCGGCCTGTTGACTTTCCCGCTGCGCGTGGGGGCTGCCACGGTGTTGTTGGAGAGGCTCTCTCCGGACACGCTGCTGGAGGCCATCGCGGAGTATCGCGCGACGATCTGTTTTACGGCCCCGACATTCTATCGCCAGATGGCGGCGCTCGTCGGCAAGTACGATCTGTCGAGCCTGAGGAAGACGGTGTCGGCCGGCGAGGCGTTGCCGGACGCGACCCGCCAGCTCTGGAAGCAGGCCACGGGCATCGAGATGATCGACGGCATCGGCGGCACGGAGATGATTCACATCTTCATCTCGGCGGCCAACGGCGATGTGGTTCCCGGTGCGATTGGCAAGCCGGTGCCGGGCTATATCGCGATGATCGTGGACGACGCGATGCAGCCGCTGCCGCCGGGGCAGGTCGGCAAGCTGGCGGTGAAGGGGCCGACGGGCTGCCGCTATCTGGCCGACTCGCGCCAGACGAATTATGTGAAGAACGGCTGGAATCTGCCGGGCGACACGTTCATGTGCGACGAAGCGGGCAATTACTACTATCAGGCTCGCTCGGACGACATGATCGTCTCGGCCGGGTATAACATCGCGGGCCCGGAGGTGGAGTCGGCGTTGCTCAAGCACCCCTCGGTGGCGGAGTGCGGCGTGGTGGGCGCGAACGACGATGCGCGCGGGCAGATCGTGAAGGCTTATGTGGTGCTCAAGGCGGGCGAGCCGCGCGACGAGGGGATGGTCAAGGCGCTTCAGGAGTATGTGAAGGCTAACATCGCCCCCTACAAGTATCCGCGGGCGATCGAGTTCGTGGACGCGCTCCCGCGCACGGAAACGGGCAAGCTGCAGCGCTTCAAGCTGCGGCAAATGGCGCGGTAA
- a CDS encoding acyl-CoA dehydrogenase family protein, with the protein MSDITPQNAQNTRNADFLAWPFFDDAHRRLGAELDGWCSRELSVDHHADTDATCVSLVRQLGRAGWLKYCVPASHGGALDRLDSRALCVLRETLARHDGLADFAFAMQGLGSGAITLAGSDALKQRYLPRVASGEAIAAFALSEPAAGSDVAAMACSATPDGDDYVLNGEKTWISNGGIADFYCVFVRTGEAPGARGISAFVVDANTPGLTIAERIDVSAPHPLARLKFENCRVPASQRLGDAGQGFKVAMMTLDIFRASVAAAALGFARRALDEGLARAKSREMFGQTLADFQITQAALGDMATSVDAAALLTYRAAWQRDVQGLRTTREAAMAKMFATESAQQVIDRALQMFGGAGVVSGAVVERLYREIRSLRIYEGATEVQKLIIARELLKDG; encoded by the coding sequence ATGAGCGATATCACGCCTCAAAATGCCCAGAACACACGTAACGCCGATTTTCTGGCGTGGCCGTTTTTCGACGACGCCCATCGGCGTCTGGGCGCCGAGCTTGACGGCTGGTGCTCGCGCGAGCTGAGCGTCGACCATCACGCGGACACGGACGCGACGTGCGTCTCGCTGGTGCGCCAGCTGGGGCGCGCCGGCTGGTTGAAGTACTGTGTGCCGGCCAGTCACGGCGGCGCGCTCGACAGGCTGGATTCGCGCGCCCTGTGCGTGTTGCGCGAAACGCTTGCGCGCCACGACGGTCTGGCCGACTTTGCCTTCGCGATGCAGGGCCTCGGCAGCGGCGCGATCACGCTCGCCGGCAGCGACGCGCTCAAGCAGCGCTATCTGCCGCGCGTGGCCTCGGGCGAAGCGATTGCCGCGTTTGCATTGTCGGAGCCCGCGGCCGGTTCGGACGTTGCCGCGATGGCCTGTTCGGCGACGCCGGACGGTGACGACTACGTGCTCAACGGCGAGAAGACGTGGATTTCGAACGGCGGTATCGCCGATTTCTACTGCGTGTTCGTGCGCACGGGCGAAGCACCGGGCGCGCGCGGCATCAGCGCTTTCGTGGTGGATGCGAATACGCCGGGCCTGACGATCGCCGAGCGCATCGACGTGAGCGCACCGCATCCGCTCGCGCGTCTGAAGTTCGAGAACTGTCGCGTGCCGGCGTCGCAACGCCTGGGCGATGCAGGGCAGGGCTTCAAGGTGGCGATGATGACGTTGGACATCTTCCGCGCCTCGGTGGCCGCGGCGGCGCTGGGTTTCGCCCGTCGGGCGCTGGATGAGGGGCTGGCGCGCGCGAAGTCGCGCGAGATGTTCGGTCAGACGCTCGCGGACTTCCAGATCACGCAGGCGGCGCTGGGCGACATGGCGACGTCGGTGGACGCGGCTGCGCTGCTCACGTATCGCGCCGCCTGGCAGCGCGATGTGCAGGGCCTGCGCACGACGCGTGAAGCGGCGATGGCGAAGATGTTCGCGACGGAGTCGGCGCAGCAGGTGATCGATCGCGCGTTGCAGATGTTCGGCGGCGCGGGCGTGGTGTCGGGCGCGGTCGTGGAGCGTCTGTACCGTGAAATTCGCTCGCTTCGGATTTACGAAGGGGCGACGGAAGTACAAAAACTGATCATCGCGCGCGAATTGCTCAAGGACGGCTGA